The proteins below are encoded in one region of Glandiceps talaboti chromosome 17, keGlaTala1.1, whole genome shotgun sequence:
- the LOC144448576 gene encoding ras-related and estrogen-regulated growth inhibitor-like, whose product MGRFKDNNNTGDMMNATKLPTTTNGKTCEAKLVVFGRTAVGKSATVVRFLTKRFIWEYDPTLEFTYRHQASVDEEPVTMEILDTAGQENNNHREGHVRWGDGFLVVYSVTDRQSFEDVVHIKNYLDDMKKARNVSMVILANKSDLEHERVVSTEEGERLATELACAFYEGSACDGGEVTREAFHELYREVRRRRALEGKQRRRSSSQQVKQVINKMLNKINSNHKVT is encoded by the exons ATGGGAAgattcaaagataacaacaatactGGAGACATGATGAACGCGACGAAGTTACCCACAACGACAAATGGTAAAACGTGCGAGGCCAAGTTAGTGGTATTTGGCCGTACAGCAGTTGGAAAATCAG CTACTGTTGTTCGATTCCTCACCAAGCGATTCATATGGGAATACGATCCAACATTAG AGTTTACTTATCGGCATCAGGCGTCTGTAGACGAAGAACCGGTAACCATGGAGATACTAGATACAGCAGGACAG GAGAACAACAACCATCGAGAAGGTCATGTGAGATGGGGAGACGGATTCCTCGTAGTttacagtgtaactgacagACAGAGTTTCGAAGATGTAGTCCACATAAAAAATTACCTCGATGACATGAAAAAGGCTAGgaatgtttccatggtgatactTGCTAATAAATCGGACTTAGAGCATGAAAGAGTAGTTAGTACAGAAGAAGGGGAAAGACTTGCTACAGAGCTTGCGTGCGCCTTTTACGAAGGCTCCGCCTGTGATGGCGGGGAAGTGACACGAGAGGCATTTCATGAACTCTACCGAGAAGTACGCAGACGCAGAGCGCTGGAAGGCAAGCAAAGGCGGCGGAGCTCTTCTCAGCAAGTGAAGCAGGTGATTAACAAGATGTTGAACAAAATTAACAGTAATCACAAAGTGACATAA
- the LOC144448618 gene encoding S-adenosylmethionine-dependent methyltransferase Rv2258c-like, with protein MATGMNDDDHGESFGNRMVEIVQHGFASVGIAVGSTTGLFNTMATFDEPKTSREIADTAGLKERYVREWLGAMVTSKIVDIQSDTEVERYFLPRHRHKYLCSSKDGEGEQAILLEGIPMVCEVYKDVLECFKKDGPRGVTYAKYTLQPPWTDTITMRNLQERAPKFLTDRDELRRILESSSTVYEVGCGSGAALCYLARDFPKCEFHGIDVNKKTVMAAKLHADSMQLTNVTFHLGDASVTSQDWNAKFDIVYCMDVIHDVGRPDLLLKEIKRLLKDDGYFIMQDAAGHTKHADNLDRPLATIDYIISLFRCMPTSLYTEGGFGLGAMWGQERAFEILAEYGFNCFDSKENGQTSRVFYCSKEK; from the exons ATGGCGACCGGTATGAACGACGATGACCATGGAGAGTCTTTCGGGAATCGAATGGTTGAGATTGTACAACATGGCTTTGCATCTGTTGGCATAGCAGTAGGGTCGACCACTGGTCTGTTCAACACCATGGCAACGTTTGATGAACCGAAAACTTCACGCGAAATTGCAGACACCGCAGGGCTGAAAGAAAG GTATGTCAGAGAGTGGTTGGGTGCCATGGTAACCAGTAAGATTGTAGATATCCAGTCTGATACAGAAGTAGAGAGATATTTTCTACCCAGACATCGTCACAAATATTTGTGTTCATCTAAGGATGGAGAAGGTGAACAGGCGATATTACTTGAAGGAATACCTATGGTGTGTGAAGTTTATAAAGATGTCTTGGAATGTTTCAAGAAAGACGGACCgagag GAGTCACATATGCGAAATACACACTTCAACCACCATGGACTGATACTATAACAATGAGGAATCTTCAGGAAAGGGCACCCAAGTTTTTGACAGATCGGGACGAATTAAGACGAATTCTTG AAAGTTCATCTACAGTATATGAGGTTGGCTGCGGTAGTGGTGCTGCCCTGTGTTACTTAGCACGTGACTTTCCAAAGTGTGAATTCCATGGCATTGATGTAAATAAGAAAACCGTCATGGCTGCCAAATTGCATGCAGATTCCATGCAACTAACAAACGTGACCTTTCACCTCGGTGACGCAAGTGTTACGTCACAGGACTGGAATGCTAAATTTGATATCGTTTATTGCATGGATGTCATTCATGACGTCGGTCGACCTGACCTACTTCTCAAAGAAATCAAAAGACTGCTCAAGGATGATGGTTACTTTATCATGCAAGATGCTGCCGGACACACCAAACATGCTGATAACTTAGACCGCCCTCTTGCGACTATTGATTACATCATCAGTCTCTTTCGTTGCATGCCTACGTCACTCTACACGGAAGGTGGCTTTGGTTTAGGAGCTATGTGGGGTCAGGAAAGGGCATTTGAAATTCTGGCTGAGTATGGGTTTAATTGTTTTGATTCCAAAGAAAATGGGCAAACAAGTCGTGTGTTCTATTGTAGTAAAGAAAAATGA